Proteins from one Embleya scabrispora genomic window:
- a CDS encoding NAD-dependent epimerase/dehydratase family protein has translation MKVVITGGAGFIGANLAASLQGHDVVRDVHVVDDLSTGSLANLTGLKVTFHQGSILEPELLDRAFEGADAVVHLAALPSVPRSVEAPLASHHANATGTLEVLEAARRAGNIHVVAASSSSVYGANRELPKREDMRTAPLSPYAVSKLATEAYLVAYGNCYGLPVLPFRFFNVFGPGQPADHAYAAVIPRFVDAALAGRPLSVQGDGEQTRDFTDIDSVCAVLTDAVLRRVVSDIPVNLAFGSRTSLNALIALLADVLGHAVEVEHTSPRPGDVRDSQADGSRLRALFPAAEPVELRDGLARTVAWFRSRLG, from the coding sequence GTGAAGGTAGTGATCACCGGCGGTGCCGGTTTCATCGGCGCGAATCTGGCCGCCTCGTTGCAGGGCCACGACGTGGTGCGCGACGTTCACGTGGTGGACGATCTGTCCACGGGGTCGCTCGCGAACCTCACCGGGTTGAAGGTGACGTTCCATCAGGGCTCGATCCTGGAACCGGAGTTGCTCGACCGCGCGTTCGAGGGTGCGGACGCGGTGGTGCATCTGGCCGCGTTGCCTTCGGTGCCCCGGTCGGTGGAGGCGCCGCTGGCCAGCCACCACGCCAACGCGACGGGCACCCTCGAGGTGTTGGAGGCGGCCCGGCGGGCCGGGAACATCCACGTGGTGGCCGCGTCCTCGTCGTCGGTGTACGGCGCGAATCGCGAGTTGCCCAAGCGTGAGGACATGCGCACCGCGCCGCTGAGCCCGTACGCGGTGAGCAAGTTGGCCACCGAGGCGTATCTGGTCGCGTACGGCAACTGCTACGGGCTGCCGGTGTTGCCGTTCCGGTTCTTCAACGTCTTCGGCCCCGGCCAGCCGGCCGATCACGCGTACGCCGCGGTGATTCCGCGCTTCGTGGACGCGGCGCTGGCGGGTCGGCCGCTGTCGGTGCAGGGCGACGGCGAACAGACGCGCGACTTCACCGACATCGACAGCGTGTGCGCGGTGTTGACCGACGCCGTGTTGCGCCGGGTGGTCTCGGACATCCCGGTCAACCTGGCCTTCGGCTCCCGGACTTCGTTGAACGCGCTGATCGCTCTGCTGGCGGATGTGCTCGGGCACGCGGTCGAGGTGGAGCACACCTCCCCCAGGCCCGGTGACGTGCGCGACTCCCAGGCGGACGGGTCGCGGCTGCGCGCGTTGTTCCCGGCGGCGGAGCCTGTCGAGTTGCGCGACGGGCTGGCCCGGACGGTCGCGTGGTTCCGGTCCCGGCTCGGCTGA
- a CDS encoding NeuD/PglB/VioB family sugar acetyltransferase → MQLYICGAGGVGREALDTALAAALPVTAFLDDARAGEQVRGLPVLRPDEAAAGEYLVGIAAPAARARFALLLERRGLRPATLVHPRAAIAPETVLAAGCLVQANAYVSSSVTLGPHAQVHYNATIGHDTVLDARATVYPGANISGNVHLCAGATVGSNAVVLQGLTVGPDAFVGAGAVVTRDVPAGTTVVGAPARPLRPPTRD, encoded by the coding sequence ATGCAGCTCTACATCTGCGGGGCCGGCGGCGTCGGCCGCGAAGCCCTCGACACCGCGCTCGCCGCCGCGCTTCCCGTCACCGCGTTCCTCGACGACGCCCGCGCCGGCGAACAGGTGCGCGGACTCCCGGTGTTGCGCCCCGACGAGGCCGCGGCCGGCGAGTACCTGGTCGGCATCGCCGCCCCGGCCGCCCGGGCCCGGTTCGCCCTCCTGCTGGAGCGGCGGGGACTGCGCCCGGCCACCCTCGTGCATCCGCGCGCGGCGATCGCGCCTGAGACGGTGCTCGCGGCCGGCTGCCTCGTCCAGGCCAACGCGTACGTCTCCAGCAGCGTCACCCTCGGCCCGCACGCGCAGGTCCACTACAACGCCACCATCGGGCACGACACCGTGCTCGACGCGCGCGCCACCGTGTATCCGGGCGCCAACATCTCCGGCAACGTGCACCTGTGCGCGGGCGCCACCGTCGGCAGCAACGCCGTCGTCCTCCAGGGCCTGACCGTCGGCCCGGACGCCTTCGTCGGCGCGGGCGCCGTGGTCACGCGCGACGTACCCGCCGGCACCACCGTGGTGGGCGCACCCGCCCGCCCCCTGCGCCCACCCACCCGGGACTGA
- a CDS encoding O-antigen ligase family protein, translating into MSADREGDLRVRGRARYLSRLDPPGAALVAVAALWAPVAAANRVGAPGRYLLALATVAGAYVLGRLCGGRFALPVPAMLAGAVTVMLVVWPDAVSGDATAPPLDYGNADGALVVQGVGAACLAAVAAVSGRWRAALLVLAGVLVVGTFATRSVAAAAGAVAVLSTALTAPLVRRRGTVVALSALCAAGVVLGTVVLGALGTRTESVEGAARAGLTERRVQLWGDGVHLTKRFPVRGTGPGTFVENSPTVRSDADVHSAHSMWLRQSAEQGVPGALCLVGVVGWVYVRLWRSARSPAVVAVGSVTFTAFVVQASMDYVAEFPAVLAAVGVVVGVATAGPDVRARPRAVPAVGVS; encoded by the coding sequence GTGAGTGCTGATCGGGAAGGCGACCTTCGGGTTCGAGGCAGGGCGCGATATCTGTCCCGACTGGATCCACCGGGTGCCGCGCTGGTCGCGGTGGCGGCGTTGTGGGCACCGGTGGCGGCGGCGAATCGGGTCGGTGCGCCGGGGAGGTATCTGCTGGCGCTGGCGACCGTGGCCGGGGCGTACGTGCTGGGGCGGCTGTGCGGCGGGCGGTTCGCGTTACCCGTGCCGGCGATGCTCGCCGGCGCGGTGACGGTGATGTTGGTGGTGTGGCCCGACGCGGTGAGTGGGGACGCGACGGCGCCGCCGTTGGATTATGGGAACGCCGACGGTGCGTTGGTGGTGCAGGGGGTGGGGGCGGCGTGTCTGGCCGCTGTGGCCGCCGTGTCGGGTCGGTGGCGGGCCGCACTGCTGGTGTTGGCCGGGGTGTTGGTGGTGGGTACGTTCGCGACGCGGTCGGTGGCCGCGGCGGCGGGGGCAGTGGCGGTGTTGTCGACCGCGCTGACGGCGCCGCTGGTGCGGCGGCGGGGCACGGTCGTGGCGCTGTCGGCGCTGTGCGCGGCCGGGGTGGTGCTGGGCACCGTGGTCCTGGGTGCGCTGGGTACGCGGACGGAGAGCGTCGAGGGTGCCGCCCGGGCGGGGTTGACCGAGCGTCGGGTGCAACTGTGGGGCGACGGCGTACATCTGACGAAGCGTTTCCCGGTACGCGGGACGGGGCCCGGCACGTTCGTGGAGAACAGTCCGACCGTGCGTTCGGACGCGGATGTGCACTCCGCGCACTCGATGTGGCTGCGGCAGAGCGCCGAGCAGGGCGTCCCCGGCGCGCTGTGTCTGGTCGGCGTGGTGGGATGGGTGTACGTGCGGTTGTGGCGCTCGGCGCGGTCCCCGGCGGTGGTGGCGGTGGGATCGGTGACCTTCACGGCGTTCGTGGTGCAGGCCTCGATGGACTATGTGGCCGAGTTTCCGGCGGTGTTGGCGGCGGTCGGGGTGGTCGTGGGGGTGGCGACGGCGGGGCCGGACGTGCGGGCGCGGCCGCGGGCCGTTCCGGCGGTGGGGGTCTCGTAG